Proteins encoded within one genomic window of Glycine soja cultivar W05 chromosome 1, ASM419377v2, whole genome shotgun sequence:
- the LOC114407089 gene encoding protein MAIN-LIKE 1-like: MTQDVPDMTEDVPDMAKDAPEMTADVQGDDGAEGSYADGFPGGPRDPSVLTSFADHVAHAVWSGQERPDLKLVSHRRKVTLIGRPVPEIKGLTSTFHLPVGELTITLDDVSLLLHLPITGALHSFHALSTEETIFLLTELLEVSAEEVRAETALTHGAYIRLGWVRDIYEMRCQARRWIVAARAYLLHLVGCTLFANKSATYVHVVHLYAFRDLGQSGGYAWGVAALVHMYDQLDEASRTTTRQIAGYLTLLQCWIYEHFPSVHQCVTDDAY; this comes from the exons ATGACTCAGGATGTTCCTGACATGACTGAGGATGTCCCTGATATGGCTAAGGATGCACCTGAGATGACTGCGGACGTACAGGGTGATGATGGTGCTGAGGGGTCATATGCTGATGGATTCCCAGGTGGGCCACGTGACCCATCAGTGTTGACATCATTTGCGGACCATGTAGCACATGCCGTttggagtggacag gaacgtcctgatttgaagttggTGTCACATAGGAGGAAGGTGACAttgattgggaggccagtgcctgagattaAAGGACTG accagcaccttccaccttccggTAGGAGAGttgacgatcacattggatgatgtgtcgttACTCCTTCATTTGCCTATCACTGGCGCGTTGCACAGCTTTCATgctctttctacggaggagACGATATTTTTGCTGACCGAGTTGCTTGAGGTGTCTGCCGAGGAGGTTAGAGCCGAGACAGCACTGACACATGGGGCATACATACGACTGGGATGGGTTCGAGACATTTACGAGATGAGATGTCAGGCCCGGCGGTGGATTGTAGCAGCTCGTGCTTATCTGTTGCACCTggtcggttgcactctttttgctaataagagtgcaacatacgttCATGTGGTGCACCTATACGCTTTCCGCGACCTAGGTCAGAGTGGTGGTTATGCTTGGGGAGTtgccgcgctggttcatatgtatgaccagttagatgaggcttcTAGGACCACCACACGACAGATTGCGGGGTACCTGACTCTATTACAG tgctggatctatgagcactttcCTAGTGTGCACCAGTGCGTGACAGATGATGCATACTag
- the LOC114412613 gene encoding transcription factor bHLH49-like, which yields MGDKEKFELDRNEDPMSYSSGMHSDWRFGGANIASSSVAMVGLGNSMNVSRGDLIGSSSCSSASMVDSFGPNYWENPTCSQNLGFCDINVHNNGGSSSTVAIRKDGFGFGRAGQDHHETLEMGWNPANSILSNGPGMFPHTLSQFPTDSGFIERAARFSCFSGGNFSDMVNSYGIAQSMGLYGARDAIAGHGMKSVTGGQSQGGDMNVVEATKDVSPSVEHLVAAKGSPLKSDRRSEGHVISQDEGKQSLVRPANESDRAESSDDGGGQDDSPMLEGTSGEPSSKGLNTKKRKRSGQDGDNDKANGAQELPSEGAEDNYENQQKGDHQPTSTAKASGKNAKLGSQASDPPKEEYIHVRARRGQATNSHSLAERVRREKISERMKFLQDLVPGCSKVTGKAVMLDEIINYVQSLQRQVEFLSMKLATVNPRLDFNIEGLLAKDILQQRPGPSSALGFPLDMSMAFPPLHPPQPGLIHPVIPNMANSSDILQRTIHPQLAPLNGGLKEPNQLPDVWEDELHNVVQMSFATTAPLTSQDFDGTGPASQMKVEL from the exons ATGGGTGACAAAGAAAAGTTTGAGTTGGATAGAAACGAGGATCCTATGAGTTATTCTAGTGGAATGCACTCGGATTGGAGATTTGGGGGTGCAAATATTGCAAGTTCTTCTGTAGCTATGGTTGGCCTGGGGAATTCTATGAATGTCAGCAGAGGGGATTTGATTGGTTCTTCTTCATGTTCCTCTGCTTCAATGGTGGACTCATTTGGTCCAAACTACTGGGAAAACCCCACCTGTTCCCAAAACTTGGGATTTTGTGACATTAATGTCCACAACAATGGGGGTTCTTCAAGCACAGTTGCAATCAGAAAAGATGGTTTTGGATTTGGAAGAGCTGGTCAGGATCATCATGAAACACTTGAAATGGGTTGGAACCCTGCTAATTCTATATTATCAAATGGACCAGGGATGTTTCCCCACACTTTGTCTCAGTTTCCAACTGATTCTGGATTCATTGAGAGAGCTGCAAGATTCTCATGCTTCAGTGGAGGGAATTTTAGTGATATGGTAAACTCATATGGGATTGCTCAATCCATGGGGCTGTATGGAGCAAGAGATGCTATTGCAGGCCATGGGATGAAATCAGTAACTGGAGGGCAATCTCAGGGAGGTGATATGAATGTAGTTGAAGCTACAAAGGATGTGTCTCCATCTGTTGAACATCTTGTTGCTGCTAAAGGAAGCCCTCTCAAGAGTGATAGAAGAAGTGAAGGCCATGTTATATCCCAAGATGAAGGGAAGCAATCTCTTGTTAGGCCCGCTAATGAGTCTGATAGAGCTGAATCTAGTGATGATGGTGGTGGTCAGGATGACTCCCCAATGTTGGAAGGTACTAGTGGGGAACCTTCTAGCAAAGGACTAAacacaaagaaaaggaaaagaagtggACAG GATGGTGATAATGATAAAGCCAATGGAGCTCAAGAACTACCTAGTGAAGGTGCAGAGGACAACTATGAGAATCAACAGAAGGGAGACCACCAACCAACTTCAACAGCCAAGGCTTCTGGGAAGAATGCCAAACTGGGGTCTCAAGCTTCTGATCCACCCAAGGAGGAATACATACATGTTAGAGCTCGCCGGGGTCAAGCAACAAACAGCCATAGCCTTGCAGAGAGA GTGAGGAGGGAAAAGATAAGTGAGAGAATGAAGTTTCTTCAAGATCTTGTACCTGGATGCAGCAAG GTCACTGGCAAGGCAGTAATGCTAgatgaaatcatcaactatgtaCAGTCACTTCAACGACAGGTTGAG tttttgtctATGAAACTTGCAACAGTAAATCCACGGCTGGATTTTAATATTGAAGGACTTCTTGCTAAAGAT ATTCTTCAACAACGGCCTGGTCCTTCATCCGCACTAGGGTTTCCTCTAGATATGTCCATGGCTTTTCCTCCATTACATCCACCTCAACCTGGGCTGATTCATCCAGTAATTCCCAACATGGCAAACTCATCTGATATCCTTCAAAGAACCATCCATCCACAGTTAGCTCCCTTGAATGGTGGATTAAAGGAACCAAATCAG CTGCCTGATGTATGGGAGGATGAACTTCACAATGTTGTACAGATGAGCTTTGCAACAACTGCTCCCCTTACTAGCCAAGATTTTGATG GTACTGGGCCAGCAAGTCAGATGAAAGTTGAACTTTGA